The proteins below come from a single Saccharophagus degradans 2-40 genomic window:
- a CDS encoding pectate lyase translates to MFKYALYVVALVAGVVVSLAACSKRATQQVETEFYEINERGGDDGRLLRVVNLNNQGVGSLRWALAQTGARKIIFDVGGVIDLEEKSLKIREAHVTIAGETAPSPGITLIKGGLRIETHNVKVSHLMIRPGDAGYSKGQGWKPDGITIYGSKARHVVIDHCSVTWAVDENIAVSGPADKGAEATAGKVLIRNSIIAEALSNASHPEGEHSKGILIHNNVQHVSLVNNLLAHNRRRNPYFKAGTTGIVIGNIIYNPGKRAIHMSSGRADASLPTLSITGNLFIPAANTSPNLSLISNYGKIYSSGNLVQGESRPITDGKSISLTAPPLQQVGINLTDTGTQNDFCQTLSNAGARPWDPDPIDIRIKTQLLAGEGRIIDSQSEVGGYPIHNVNNKETAEAGSTQGDGMLQFDTELLRKIPNLCSGMM, encoded by the coding sequence ATGTTTAAGTATGCGCTATATGTTGTGGCCTTGGTGGCTGGCGTAGTGGTTAGCTTAGCAGCCTGCAGCAAGAGAGCTACGCAGCAAGTAGAGACTGAATTCTACGAGATTAATGAGCGGGGCGGAGATGATGGTCGCCTGCTACGCGTTGTGAATTTAAATAATCAGGGGGTTGGCTCTTTGCGCTGGGCGTTGGCGCAGACAGGTGCTAGAAAAATAATTTTCGATGTAGGGGGGGTGATAGATCTAGAAGAAAAATCGCTCAAGATTCGTGAAGCCCATGTGACAATCGCTGGAGAGACGGCCCCATCACCGGGTATCACCCTTATCAAGGGCGGACTAAGAATAGAAACCCACAATGTCAAAGTTTCGCACCTTATGATTAGGCCTGGTGACGCAGGGTACTCCAAAGGTCAAGGTTGGAAACCCGACGGCATAACTATATATGGCAGCAAAGCGAGGCATGTTGTTATTGATCATTGCTCGGTTACATGGGCTGTCGACGAAAATATCGCAGTATCTGGCCCAGCAGATAAGGGGGCAGAGGCTACCGCGGGTAAGGTTCTTATTCGCAATTCAATTATTGCCGAAGCGCTAAGCAATGCATCCCACCCAGAGGGGGAGCATTCTAAGGGCATACTCATACACAACAATGTGCAGCATGTAAGCTTGGTTAACAATTTGTTGGCTCACAATAGGCGAAGAAACCCTTATTTTAAGGCGGGTACAACGGGAATTGTAATTGGCAATATAATTTATAACCCAGGGAAACGTGCTATTCATATGTCTTCGGGCCGTGCTGATGCTAGCCTGCCAACACTGTCAATTACAGGGAATTTGTTTATTCCAGCAGCTAATACTTCCCCCAACCTTAGTTTGATAAGCAACTATGGAAAAATTTATTCGAGTGGAAACTTGGTGCAGGGGGAGAGCAGGCCGATAACTGATGGTAAAAGTATTTCATTGACTGCGCCGCCGCTACAGCAAGTAGGCATAAATTTAACCGATACAGGTACACAAAACGACTTTTGCCAAACCCTAAGCAACGCAGGTGCCCGCCCGTGGGACCCCGACCCGATTGATATTAGAATAAAAACACAACTTTTGGCTGGCGAAGGACGAATTATTGATAGCCAGAGCGAGGTTGGAGGCTACCCAATACATAACGTCAATAACAAAGAAACCGCTGAAGCAGGCTCTACGCAGGGGGATGGTATGTTGCAGTTTGATACTGAGTTATTGAGAAAAATACCAAACCTGTGTAGTGGCATGATGTAA
- a CDS encoding pectate lyase, whose product MLRIPKAWLALPLVLGSTNLYAQVTCSISNTNVWNNGYTVNVNVTNTGSSQVGSWQVPINFSEPPQVSSGWNAILSTNGNTVTAGNIGWNGNLNPGQSASFGFQGGHDGSFVEPTCSGGGSSTSSSSSSSSSSTSSTSSSSTSSSSSSSSGGSELLIQENASGFCRVDGSIDNNNSGYTGSGFANTENQNGSAVEYALNVPSNGNYLLDARYASATTRSASVVVNGSSVGSFSFPSTGSWTSWTVDSANVPLKGGNNIVRIVATNSSGLPNIDSLKVIGTNPSAGSCSSNSSSTSSSSSSSSSSSNSGGKGSSCRSTGSQSVSSTIKVTSGTFDGNCKTYNPTSALGDGSQSESQKPAFRVENGATLKNVILGNNGVDGIHVYNGGTLDNIRWTNVGEDAMTVKSEGNVTVSNIEGYDGSDKFIQVNAVTNLKVSNCIVDKMGKFLRQNGGKTFAMSVTVDNCDISNMGEGVFRSDSPNATARITNSRLKNAGDICIGKWKSCTSSNITSF is encoded by the coding sequence ATGTTGCGAATCCCCAAGGCTTGGCTGGCACTTCCACTTGTACTGGGAAGTACCAATCTATACGCTCAAGTAACTTGCAGTATCTCTAACACCAATGTTTGGAATAACGGATACACCGTTAATGTTAATGTAACCAACACAGGCTCTTCACAGGTTGGTTCTTGGCAGGTTCCTATTAATTTTTCTGAGCCACCTCAAGTAAGCAGCGGCTGGAATGCAATATTAAGCACAAACGGAAACACCGTAACTGCCGGCAATATTGGTTGGAATGGTAATTTAAATCCCGGCCAAAGCGCCTCCTTTGGTTTTCAAGGTGGCCACGATGGCAGCTTTGTGGAGCCCACCTGCTCGGGCGGAGGCTCTAGCACTAGCTCAAGCAGCTCTAGTAGTTCTAGCTCAACAAGTTCTACCAGTTCTTCATCCACAAGTTCAAGTAGCTCTTCTAGCTCCGGCGGCTCTGAACTTTTAATCCAAGAAAATGCATCCGGCTTCTGCCGTGTGGACGGATCGATAGATAACAATAACTCAGGCTATACCGGTAGTGGCTTTGCCAACACCGAGAACCAAAACGGTTCCGCAGTTGAATACGCACTTAACGTTCCCTCTAATGGGAATTATCTCCTCGACGCTCGATATGCAAGCGCTACTACACGATCGGCTAGCGTGGTAGTTAATGGATCTTCAGTAGGCAGCTTTAGTTTTCCATCTACGGGTTCGTGGACAAGCTGGACAGTTGACTCCGCCAACGTTCCGTTAAAAGGCGGGAATAATATTGTTCGAATTGTTGCAACTAACAGCAGCGGATTACCTAATATTGATTCATTAAAGGTAATAGGCACCAACCCGTCAGCCGGCAGTTGTTCAAGCAACTCGTCATCCACTAGTTCATCGTCTAGCTCAAGTTCATCAAGCAGTAACTCCGGTGGCAAAGGCTCTAGCTGCCGTTCTACAGGCAGTCAATCTGTTTCCTCTACTATTAAAGTTACTAGCGGGACTTTCGATGGGAACTGTAAAACGTATAACCCTACAAGTGCCCTTGGCGATGGCAGTCAATCAGAAAGCCAGAAACCGGCATTCCGAGTGGAGAACGGCGCAACACTCAAAAACGTGATTCTAGGCAACAATGGCGTAGACGGTATTCATGTTTATAACGGCGGCACCTTGGATAACATCCGCTGGACCAATGTGGGTGAAGATGCAATGACCGTTAAATCTGAAGGAAACGTTACCGTTTCAAATATTGAGGGTTATGACGGTTCAGATAAATTTATACAAGTAAACGCAGTTACCAACCTAAAGGTTTCTAATTGCATTGTAGATAAAATGGGTAAATTTTTACGTCAGAATGGCGGTAAAACTTTCGCTATGTCTGTAACCGTAGATAATTGTGATATCTCAAATATGGGTGAAGGTGTTTTCCGCTCAGACAGCCCAAATGCAACAGCGAGAATCACAAATAGCCGATTAAAAAATGCAGGCGACATTTGTATTGGTAAGTGGAAAAGCTGCACATCTTCCAACATTACCAGCTTCTAA
- a CDS encoding cupin domain-containing protein: MKNKHRKPIFLQPSEGRPYAMGSISALFKADGEETGGNYSISEWWLEPYSKGPGAHSHNEDDIFFVIEGVVHFLIDDLWKEAQKGSFVLVPGGITHDFENRGDTRAGILNFSVPGSFESNMPKIVSWFEEHPPGNTKNS; this comes from the coding sequence ATGAAAAACAAACATAGGAAACCGATATTTTTACAACCAAGTGAAGGCCGACCCTATGCTATGGGCTCTATTTCTGCGTTGTTTAAGGCGGACGGTGAAGAAACAGGGGGTAACTATTCAATATCTGAGTGGTGGTTAGAACCTTACTCTAAGGGGCCTGGTGCCCATAGTCATAATGAAGACGACATCTTCTTTGTTATAGAAGGGGTTGTGCACTTTTTAATTGATGATCTCTGGAAAGAAGCGCAAAAAGGTAGCTTCGTGTTGGTGCCCGGCGGTATTACTCATGACTTTGAAAATAGGGGAGATACTCGTGCGGGAATACTTAATTTTTCTGTTCCAGGGAGCTTCGAATCGAATATGCCAAAAATCGTTTCATGGTTTGAAGAGCATCCACCTGGCAATACTAAAAACAGCTAG
- a CDS encoding SRPBCC family protein → MNPSNLIIKSQMQIHRPVAECCEAFVNPEVTTKFWFTKSSGRLEEGKKVRWDWEMFGVGDFLTVTELKENKRILIEWESDAIFVEWCFEDWNGSATLITISTWGFSGNSEELLLQAVDTKGGYTMVLAGLKAWLEHGVELGLVRDQFPS, encoded by the coding sequence ATGAACCCTAGTAACCTAATTATTAAATCTCAAATGCAAATCCATCGGCCGGTGGCAGAATGTTGTGAGGCATTCGTTAACCCTGAAGTTACTACTAAATTTTGGTTTACTAAAAGTAGTGGTCGGCTTGAAGAGGGCAAAAAAGTACGCTGGGATTGGGAGATGTTTGGGGTGGGTGACTTTCTTACCGTTACGGAGTTAAAAGAAAATAAACGCATACTCATCGAATGGGAGAGTGACGCCATATTTGTAGAATGGTGTTTTGAAGACTGGAACGGGAGCGCGACGTTAATTACAATTTCTACTTGGGGTTTTTCTGGCAACAGTGAGGAATTATTGCTTCAAGCAGTGGATACGAAGGGAGGGTATACAATGGTGCTTGCGGGGTTAAAAGCTTGGCTAGAACACGGCGTAGAGCTTGGCTTGGTGCGGGACCAGTTTCCTAGTTAG
- a CDS encoding cellulose binding domain-containing protein, translating to MKNNKFRSSFTLKKLTPFFVAGTMLGGSNAWAGCDYTVTNQWGSGFTGNVRITNSGNTPTNGWAVNWQYAGDNRISNSWGAQLSGSNPYSATAESWNAVIQPSQSIEIGFQGTGDGNEIPTINGDVCQTSSGSTSSSSSSSTSSSSSSSSSTSSSSNSSSSSSSSSSSSSSSGSTTGYIHIEENELGFCYVQGSIDSNNGGFTGTGFANTDNVNGSQINWKVNVDFDGYYALEWRYANGSGTARTASVSANGAQSEISFPTTGSWDSWLLDSTTLFLKAGVNDVILSANTSSGLANIDSLTVHGDGVAAADCNTDGSSSSSSSSSSSSSSTSSSSSSSSSSSTSSSSGGPQILKAFPTAEGYGKITAGGRGGDVYIVTNLNDSGAGSLRQAVEASGPRTVVFEVSGTITLNKPLTIKNNNITIAGQTAPGDGITLRKHNFSIQADDVIVRYIRVRFGDETLTDSDAISMRYQKNIILDHVSASWGDDETLSLYHGENITVQWSMITETLNRGGEHAFAAIWGSPFSTFHHNLIAHNVARNVRFASGSGYTDYRNNVVYNWGYSSTHGGEAQQVGNANFNFTTVNMVGNYYKPGPRTESGVRSRLLTPNTRNGDADLGSFYVSGNHMVGSPNVTADNSIGVSNKNALISSPWNSMKIEGEQTAEQAYESVLAYAGASKVRDSVDTRIIEEVRTGTATYGGNGIIESQNEVGGWPQLRSETPPQDSDRDGMPDDWERANNLNPFNAADRNTKDSIGYTMLERYINGLVD from the coding sequence ATGAAGAATAATAAATTCAGGTCGTCTTTTACATTAAAAAAACTCACACCGTTTTTTGTTGCGGGCACCATGCTTGGCGGTTCCAACGCCTGGGCTGGCTGCGACTATACGGTCACTAATCAGTGGGGCTCAGGCTTTACTGGCAACGTTCGTATAACTAATAGCGGTAACACGCCAACAAATGGTTGGGCTGTTAACTGGCAGTACGCTGGCGATAATCGTATTAGTAATAGCTGGGGAGCACAGCTTTCAGGGTCGAACCCATACTCTGCCACGGCAGAAAGCTGGAATGCTGTTATTCAGCCTAGTCAGTCCATAGAAATTGGGTTTCAAGGTACCGGCGACGGAAATGAAATACCAACTATAAATGGCGATGTTTGCCAGACTAGCAGCGGAAGTACTTCATCCAGCTCATCTTCAAGTACGTCTTCTAGCAGCTCTTCAAGCTCGTCCACTAGCAGCTCTTCAAACAGCTCTTCTAGCTCTAGCTCGTCCAGCTCGTCTAGCTCCTCCTCTGGCTCTACAACTGGATATATTCATATAGAAGAGAATGAACTTGGTTTTTGTTATGTACAAGGTTCCATTGACTCCAACAACGGTGGCTTTACCGGCACAGGCTTTGCCAATACCGATAACGTTAATGGCTCACAGATTAACTGGAAAGTAAATGTCGACTTTGATGGATATTATGCGCTCGAATGGCGCTATGCGAATGGCTCCGGCACCGCGCGCACTGCAAGCGTTAGCGCTAATGGAGCACAAAGCGAAATTTCCTTCCCTACAACAGGTTCGTGGGATAGCTGGTTATTAGACAGCACTACCCTATTTTTAAAAGCTGGCGTAAACGACGTAATATTGAGCGCAAATACAAGCAGTGGCCTAGCGAACATAGATTCACTTACAGTGCACGGTGATGGCGTAGCTGCGGCAGACTGTAATACTGATGGAAGCTCAAGCAGCAGCTCTAGTTCAAGCTCTAGTTCCAGCTCAACTTCTAGTAGCTCCTCAAGTTCCAGCTCGTCTAGCACGTCCAGCTCTTCTGGTGGCCCGCAAATATTAAAAGCATTCCCCACCGCAGAAGGCTACGGAAAAATAACCGCAGGTGGTCGTGGTGGCGATGTCTATATAGTTACAAACCTGAATGACTCAGGCGCGGGTAGTTTGCGTCAGGCCGTAGAGGCATCTGGCCCTAGAACCGTTGTGTTCGAAGTGTCTGGAACCATCACTCTAAATAAACCACTCACAATCAAAAATAATAACATCACAATAGCAGGACAAACTGCACCAGGCGATGGCATTACACTTAGAAAGCACAACTTTTCTATCCAAGCTGATGATGTCATCGTACGTTACATACGTGTTCGCTTTGGTGATGAAACCCTAACCGATTCTGATGCGATTTCCATGAGGTACCAAAAAAATATTATTTTGGATCATGTGAGTGCTAGCTGGGGAGATGATGAAACCTTATCTCTTTATCACGGCGAAAATATCACTGTGCAATGGAGCATGATTACAGAGACCCTCAATCGTGGCGGCGAACATGCATTCGCAGCTATATGGGGTTCGCCTTTTAGTACCTTCCACCACAATTTAATTGCTCACAATGTTGCGAGAAACGTTCGCTTTGCGTCGGGTTCCGGTTATACGGATTATCGTAACAATGTCGTATATAACTGGGGCTATAGCAGCACACACGGAGGCGAAGCTCAACAAGTTGGCAACGCTAATTTTAATTTCACCACCGTCAATATGGTCGGCAACTATTACAAACCTGGGCCGAGAACTGAATCTGGCGTTCGTAGTCGACTACTTACACCTAACACGCGTAACGGCGATGCGGACTTAGGTAGTTTTTACGTTTCTGGTAACCACATGGTTGGCAGCCCAAATGTAACTGCAGACAACTCGATTGGCGTATCGAATAAAAATGCCTTAATAAGTAGCCCTTGGAATTCAATGAAAATAGAAGGCGAACAAACAGCTGAGCAAGCATATGAGTCAGTTCTTGCTTACGCAGGTGCATCTAAAGTACGCGACTCGGTAGATACTCGTATTATTGAAGAAGTACGTACAGGCACAGCTACTTATGGTGGAAACGGCATAATTGAATCGCAGAATGAAGTGGGTGGTTGGCCACAACTTAGAAGTGAAACGCCCCCGCAAGACAGTGATCGCGACGGAATGCCAGATGACTGGGAACGCGCGAACAACCTAAATCCATTCAACGCAGCCGATAGAAACACTAAAGACAGTATTGGCTACACAATGTTAGAGCGATATATTAACGGGCTTGTTGATTAA
- a CDS encoding SGNH/GDSL hydrolase family protein gives MSYFVKVFMLLGLLVNSNLSWSSSNTKLDNAGFGSVVIFSGVFGDTGNYASLHGDLPPVFWQNRFANGPVVADYFAENLGFDAEPSLHWTGEEGGYNYSTRNSWAALGGENGVNEMVSAYLTRVDNAIPPDALIFFWSGGHDVIEAISTPGEVPYYMIDDAVDGLELQLRRLIEAGAQHIFAPTYADTSFSPAYQRRGIANRVSHVTSVYNYKFRRMLNKVERQTGQRIYRFDFDKYVDTLIQTHKYYGLANTVDPCWEKQAEGACNPDTFMFLSEVLITSKTHQLIADAFSQDLLQQINSCDKGNWHPRAKRSVCGLHRKHDDKHDRDDHDFDWFHWFN, from the coding sequence ATGTCATATTTCGTTAAGGTTTTTATGTTGCTTGGTTTACTAGTTAACTCTAATTTAAGTTGGAGTAGCTCAAACACTAAATTAGACAACGCTGGCTTTGGTAGCGTTGTAATTTTTAGCGGCGTATTTGGAGACACCGGAAACTACGCTTCTTTGCATGGCGATTTGCCACCTGTATTTTGGCAAAACAGATTTGCTAATGGGCCGGTAGTGGCAGATTATTTTGCAGAGAATTTAGGGTTTGATGCAGAGCCGTCTTTACACTGGACAGGCGAGGAAGGTGGCTACAATTACTCCACCCGAAATTCATGGGCTGCACTGGGCGGTGAAAACGGTGTAAACGAAATGGTAAGTGCGTATCTAACTCGAGTTGATAATGCGATACCGCCAGATGCACTTATCTTTTTTTGGTCTGGTGGTCACGATGTAATCGAAGCGATTTCTACCCCAGGTGAAGTGCCCTACTACATGATTGATGATGCCGTAGACGGCTTAGAGTTACAGTTACGTCGGCTAATTGAAGCCGGTGCACAACATATATTTGCACCAACCTATGCCGACACAAGCTTTTCACCCGCATACCAACGCAGAGGAATTGCCAATCGCGTTAGCCACGTAACCAGCGTATACAACTACAAATTCCGCAGAATGCTGAACAAAGTAGAACGTCAAACAGGGCAAAGAATTTATCGCTTCGACTTTGATAAATATGTGGATACACTTATTCAAACTCACAAATATTATGGGCTAGCCAATACTGTAGACCCATGCTGGGAGAAGCAAGCAGAAGGCGCATGTAACCCAGATACCTTTATGTTTTTAAGTGAAGTATTAATCACCAGTAAAACACATCAATTAATTGCCGATGCATTCTCACAAGATTTACTTCAACAAATTAATAGCTGCGACAAAGGTAATTGGCACCCACGCGCCAAACGCTCGGTATGTGGCTTACACCGCAAACATGATGACAAACACGATAGAGACGATCACGATTTTGATTGGTTTCACTGGTTTAATTAG
- a CDS encoding sialidase family protein translates to MKMMLLAAILVCGGCVHLVQPPFALAPNVFDSAQPATLGLQSVSGAYTSTVFTARAGSNTYNHGAVLLPFKGELYVQWQSSARDEDADDTEVRFSKTSNHLNWSEPQTLAKSTAGELITNGGWWTDGETLVAYLNIWPKHLDPKAGYVSYITSTDGRHWSQPKRVKMQGGGYVNGVMEQDLKALPSGRVLTAVHTQPGLIAKPYFTDDPLAISGWREGHMTNLPHKPGISRELEPSWFLNAQGEAVMTFRDQGGSYKVLASVSRDRGESWSLPMETNMPDSRAKQSAGNLPDGRAYIVNNPSGVKARFPLVLSVSNDGKWFDEAWLLRAGDEDMPAVAFEGRYKRVGYSYPKSIVWNNAIYVAYAESKENIVVTRVPIDELVNSAKPDARKP, encoded by the coding sequence ATGAAAATGATGTTACTAGCCGCTATTTTGGTATGTGGCGGCTGTGTGCACCTAGTCCAGCCGCCATTTGCGCTGGCGCCCAATGTGTTCGACTCGGCCCAGCCTGCCACCTTGGGTTTGCAGTCTGTATCGGGCGCTTACACTTCAACTGTGTTTACTGCGCGAGCAGGAAGTAATACGTATAACCACGGCGCTGTGTTGTTGCCGTTTAAAGGTGAGTTGTATGTGCAGTGGCAAAGCTCAGCGCGCGACGAAGACGCGGATGATACTGAAGTAAGGTTCAGTAAAACCAGTAACCACTTAAACTGGAGCGAGCCTCAAACGCTGGCCAAATCCACTGCCGGCGAACTTATTACCAACGGCGGTTGGTGGACAGACGGTGAAACGCTGGTAGCTTATCTAAATATTTGGCCTAAGCACCTGGACCCTAAAGCTGGCTATGTAAGCTACATAACCAGCACAGATGGTCGCCACTGGAGTCAACCAAAGCGCGTGAAAATGCAGGGTGGTGGATATGTGAATGGTGTAATGGAGCAGGACTTAAAAGCCTTGCCCAGCGGCCGTGTGCTTACCGCCGTGCATACCCAGCCTGGCTTAATTGCTAAACCTTATTTTACCGATGACCCGTTGGCTATAAGCGGCTGGCGTGAAGGCCATATGACTAATTTGCCGCACAAACCCGGTATAAGCCGAGAGCTGGAACCCAGCTGGTTTTTAAACGCTCAGGGCGAGGCTGTGATGACTTTTCGCGATCAGGGTGGCAGTTACAAAGTGTTAGCCTCGGTTAGTCGCGATAGGGGCGAGAGTTGGAGCTTGCCCATGGAAACTAATATGCCCGATTCACGCGCCAAGCAAAGTGCGGGTAATTTACCGGATGGCCGCGCCTATATTGTGAATAACCCAAGTGGAGTAAAGGCCCGTTTCCCATTGGTTTTAAGTGTGAGTAATGATGGTAAATGGTTTGATGAAGCTTGGTTACTGCGTGCCGGCGACGAAGATATGCCTGCGGTAGCGTTTGAAGGGCGTTACAAACGCGTGGGTTATAGCTACCCTAAAAGCATTGTGTGGAACAACGCCATATATGTAGCCTATGCCGAAAGCAAAGAAAATATTGTAGTTACTCGTGTGCCCATTGATGAGCTGGTTAATTCAGCTAAGCCTGATGCCAGAAAGCCTTAG
- a CDS encoding methyl-accepting chemotaxis protein, whose product MMLFRRVSIKVRLWLLLALVLVGLIALVTTTMGQLRSSLHSLKSNDTRLIVELAHSTLDYYYQKQITGELPKVEAQAQAIAALKSLRYDNDNYFWVHDSHPNMIMHALKPSLDGTDVSHVKDPNGRSLFVEMAKVAKTKGEGEVAYMWPLPGQTEPTNKLSYVKSFKPWGWIVGSGVYLVDVQATFLSASVLPTTISLIVLILVGVLTYLIARSIIQPLAETNSAMNDIAAGDGDLTQRLYVDSRHQDEISVMSGSFNVFVSKIEQIILQVSQATERLTVASGQLREITQNNARSMDQQQAESHAVASAITEMACTATEIAKNSEGAASSATQANDEASSGQNIVTEAINSVKALAEEVKQASAAIDTVNTDSQAISSVLDVIRSIAEQTNLLALNAAIEAARAGEQGRGFAVVADEVRTLAARTQASTEEIRGMIESLQQGTAKAVQTMKSGDKATELTVSKAEEAGHSLENIVTAINSITDMNIQIASSAEEQSAVAQEIDQSINRMAQLLSQSHTEIEKTTQFSSELEELSNSLSDLVGHFKTHK is encoded by the coding sequence ATGATGTTATTTCGACGTGTAAGCATTAAAGTGAGACTGTGGCTGTTATTGGCCTTAGTATTGGTAGGGCTTATAGCCTTAGTTACAACCACCATGGGGCAGCTACGGTCGTCGTTACATTCACTTAAATCCAATGATACTCGCTTAATAGTGGAGCTTGCTCACAGCACACTCGACTACTATTACCAAAAGCAAATAACTGGGGAGCTCCCGAAGGTTGAAGCACAAGCTCAAGCAATAGCCGCCCTAAAAAGCCTTCGCTACGACAACGATAACTATTTTTGGGTGCATGACAGCCACCCCAACATGATTATGCACGCCCTGAAACCATCGCTGGATGGTACTGATGTTTCCCATGTAAAAGACCCTAATGGCAGAAGCCTGTTTGTAGAAATGGCGAAAGTGGCAAAGACCAAGGGAGAAGGTGAAGTAGCTTATATGTGGCCACTACCTGGGCAGACAGAACCAACGAACAAACTTTCTTATGTGAAAAGCTTTAAACCCTGGGGATGGATTGTAGGTTCCGGCGTGTATCTAGTGGATGTGCAAGCTACGTTTCTAAGTGCCTCGGTGCTGCCCACCACCATAAGCCTTATCGTTTTAATTCTTGTCGGCGTACTTACATATTTAATTGCTCGGTCAATTATTCAACCGCTAGCCGAAACCAATTCAGCAATGAATGATATTGCCGCAGGGGACGGCGACCTTACTCAAAGACTGTATGTAGACTCAAGACATCAAGATGAAATATCGGTTATGTCGGGCAGTTTTAACGTTTTTGTAAGCAAAATAGAGCAAATCATTTTACAGGTAAGCCAAGCCACCGAGCGCTTGACTGTAGCATCCGGCCAGTTGCGCGAAATTACGCAAAATAATGCACGTTCGATGGACCAGCAACAGGCGGAATCCCATGCCGTTGCTTCAGCTATTACCGAGATGGCTTGCACAGCAACAGAAATAGCCAAAAATTCAGAAGGTGCTGCAAGTTCAGCCACTCAGGCAAATGACGAAGCCAGCAGTGGCCAGAACATCGTAACAGAAGCAATTAATTCGGTTAAGGCGCTTGCAGAAGAAGTGAAGCAAGCCTCCGCTGCCATAGATACCGTAAACACAGACAGCCAAGCCATATCGAGCGTTCTCGACGTAATTCGCAGCATCGCCGAACAAACTAATCTACTGGCCTTGAATGCAGCCATTGAAGCAGCACGCGCAGGCGAGCAAGGACGTGGATTTGCAGTTGTAGCTGATGAAGTTCGAACACTAGCAGCGCGCACACAAGCATCCACAGAAGAAATACGCGGAATGATAGAATCGTTGCAACAAGGCACCGCGAAAGCAGTCCAAACAATGAAAAGCGGCGATAAAGCCACGGAACTTACGGTTTCAAAAGCGGAAGAAGCAGGACATTCACTCGAAAATATTGTTACAGCAATTAATTCCATTACCGACATGAATATACAAATTGCGAGCTCCGCCGAAGAGCAATCTGCCGTGGCCCAAGAAATAGACCAAAGCATTAATCGCATGGCTCAGCTTTTATCACAATCACACACTGAAATAGAAAAAACCACACAATTTAGCAGTGAGCTCGAAGAGCTAAGTAACTCGCTCTCCGATTTAGTGGGCCACTTCAAAACTCACAAATAA
- a CDS encoding GNAT family N-acetyltransferase produces the protein MSIRIARASDTLAISSMVKSLAHFYLDDPKKELPDWLAETLTEKAFLKRISEGGFLNYIYEISGRIVGYISLKEPNHLYHLFVSEQFQGNGIARTLWEHVQQSVEYDFFTLRSSIYAVPVYKTFGFTESGPLGAKDGVSFQPMELIP, from the coding sequence ATGAGCATTCGGATAGCAAGGGCAAGTGACACACTGGCGATATCAAGTATGGTTAAGTCTCTGGCTCATTTTTACCTAGATGACCCCAAAAAAGAACTTCCTGATTGGTTGGCTGAAACTTTAACGGAAAAGGCATTTTTAAAAAGAATAAGTGAGGGAGGCTTTTTAAACTATATTTATGAGATAAGTGGCCGCATTGTTGGGTACATATCTCTTAAAGAGCCAAATCACCTTTATCATTTGTTCGTATCTGAGCAGTTTCAAGGCAATGGTATTGCCAGAACCCTATGGGAGCATGTTCAGCAAAGCGTAGAATATGACTTTTTCACGTTAAGGTCCTCTATTTACGCTGTGCCTGTTTATAAGACGTTTGGATTTACCGAGTCTGGGCCTCTAGGAGCTAAAGATGGCGTATCCTTTCAACCAATGGAGCTAATTCCATGA